CGATGATGCGCTCGGCATCGCGCTCAAGGGCAAGTATCGCGGCCAGCGCCAGCGCTGGTTCGCCTTCGCCTTTACCGGCAAGGACGACGATATCGATGTCCTCAATCCCGGCGGCGGCAAGCATCCCGCCGAATTCGACGCCTGGCGCTGGGAGAAGCTGGGCCGCCTGCCCAGCCTGATCGTCCCGTTCAAGCGCGACGCCTATGACAAGGTGGTCGAGGCTTTCGCCGACATTCCCCGGCGCTTCAACCTCGGATAGGCGGCATGAAAACCATCGGCCTGATCGGCGGCATGAGCTGGGAATCCACTGCCCATTACTACCGCGCCATCAACCAGGATGTCGCTGCGCGGCTGGGCGGGCTGCATTCGGCGCCGCTCATCATCCACTCGGTGGACTTCGCACCCATTGCCGACATGCAGGCGGCGGGCGACTGGGATGGCGCGGGGCAGCAACTGGCGGAGATTGCCCGCAGCCTCGAGGCTGGTGGCGCCGAAGTCATTGGCCTCGCCACCAACACCATGCATATCGTGGCCGACCAGATCACCGACGCCATTACCGTTCCCTTCGTGCATATCGCCGATCCTACCAGCGATGCGCTGCTCGGGGATAAGTTCGAGACCGTTGGCCTGCTGGGAACGCGCTTCACCATGGAAATGGGCTTTTACCGCGACCGGCTGGCCCAGCGCGGGCTGACCGCGCTGATTCCCGAGGTCGACCGCACCAACCTCAACGGCATCATTTACG
This sequence is a window from Devosia ginsengisoli. Protein-coding genes within it:
- a CDS encoding aspartate/glutamate racemase family protein encodes the protein MKTIGLIGGMSWESTAHYYRAINQDVAARLGGLHSAPLIIHSVDFAPIADMQAAGDWDGAGQQLAEIARSLEAGGAEVIGLATNTMHIVADQITDAITVPFVHIADPTSDALLGDKFETVGLLGTRFTMEMGFYRDRLAQRGLTALIPEVDRTNLNGIIYEELCRGIVREESRRIYVNAIERLAARGAEAVILGCTEITMLIDDSVSPLPVYDTTELHARALVSAALS